In the Flavisolibacter tropicus genome, one interval contains:
- a CDS encoding RNA polymerase sigma factor, with protein MQCNDIHDPELLVTFFRSEDESTLSRTLRCFRHLFFSDFKGFSYNKIFSYKQYASDKASELTEDGFNYGLTQFYLFIRKNGFSNQGATVKSLFFTFCLNQLRALTKAKERYNAWQISSDPSKLVENETGAQPYNYKSVQEELHELDQEAELFRKALEELGERGRNLIIWRKVDRLDNEEIARRTGLDPVSINNEVYRAFIKLKKIIQVLQIQN; from the coding sequence ATGCAGTGCAATGACATTCATGATCCGGAATTGCTGGTAACCTTTTTCAGGTCGGAAGATGAATCCACCTTAAGTAGAACATTACGTTGCTTCCGCCACCTGTTCTTTTCTGATTTTAAAGGCTTTTCCTATAACAAGATCTTTTCCTATAAGCAGTATGCAAGTGATAAAGCCAGCGAGTTAACCGAGGATGGCTTTAATTACGGACTCACCCAATTTTATTTATTTATTCGCAAAAACGGCTTTTCTAACCAAGGTGCTACTGTAAAATCACTATTCTTTACTTTTTGCCTGAATCAATTAAGAGCTTTAACCAAAGCAAAAGAACGTTACAATGCCTGGCAGATCAGTAGCGATCCCAGCAAATTGGTGGAAAACGAAACCGGAGCGCAGCCTTATAATTATAAATCGGTACAGGAAGAACTGCATGAATTGGACCAGGAGGCTGAATTATTCCGCAAAGCTTTAGAAGAATTGGGTGAACGTGGACGTAACCTGATTATATGGCGAAAAGTAGACCGGTTAGACAATGAAGAAATTGCAAGACGTACAGGTCTGGATCCGGTTAGTATAAACAATGAGGTATACCGTGCTTTTATTAAGTTGAAGAAAATTATCCAGGTACTTCAAATTCAAAACTAA
- a CDS encoding caspase family protein — MRKSLLFILSMLGFAFGHAQQTSRGTQVIKTSHSEGKTYGLVIGISDYAELPKLNFADKDAAEFYRYLIQAVPTQDTGNLVLLLNRDATRDAIADRLYDLTEKVKAGDKVYVYFSGHGDMEQLIQTDNCLLLLSNSPVKNYLRKSNAFLDINLFREFFRYWSDKNVRTIFVSDACHSGGLTGGESGRKNTVLSLTQTWAKEIKLLSCQANEVSLEGPQWGGGRGLFSYYFILGLKGLADKDNNAEVSLFELDNFLRDHVSASSRQSQIPVVQGDFRAVVSNVTAPLLTAAKKEISKTSSDEFKAIALRGGDGSLLSLLKDSASKSLYLAYKNKLAANQLLQPENSSAYYYFQQLNKDDVNELVRKNMCIELIEALQKPFDNLLDYVYEDAYEKLGFYEKIEIEKQLTVALSLCGQNSSISKKIKSKLLFLQACELSSQMERGVANYRNNELMEQGISLLSQAIKIDPLSPNLYMRLGDYYLYSNQLNEAIKAYRQYQQLLPNDEHSYNKLGMAYVAKKEYDLAIEALRKAIRINPNYWQATENLRLVMATK; from the coding sequence ATGAGAAAAAGTTTACTTTTTATTCTTTCAATGTTAGGGTTTGCCTTCGGCCATGCGCAGCAAACAAGTAGAGGTACGCAGGTTATTAAAACGAGCCATTCTGAGGGAAAGACCTACGGACTGGTGATCGGTATTTCGGATTACGCTGAACTACCCAAGTTAAATTTTGCCGATAAAGATGCAGCTGAGTTCTATAGATATTTAATACAAGCAGTTCCTACCCAGGATACCGGTAACCTGGTACTGCTTTTAAATAGGGATGCGACAAGGGATGCGATTGCCGACAGGCTTTATGATCTTACAGAAAAGGTAAAAGCAGGCGATAAGGTTTATGTTTATTTCAGCGGCCATGGTGATATGGAGCAATTGATACAAACCGACAATTGCCTGTTGCTATTAAGCAACAGCCCGGTTAAAAATTATTTGCGCAAGTCGAACGCTTTTTTGGATATCAATCTGTTTCGGGAATTTTTCCGCTATTGGAGTGACAAAAATGTCAGGACGATTTTTGTTAGTGATGCTTGCCACTCGGGTGGACTTACAGGAGGGGAAAGTGGCCGGAAAAATACGGTCCTTAGTCTAACACAAACATGGGCTAAGGAAATAAAACTTTTATCCTGCCAGGCAAACGAAGTGTCACTTGAAGGCCCGCAGTGGGGTGGAGGCAGGGGCCTGTTTTCCTATTATTTTATATTGGGTTTGAAGGGCCTTGCGGATAAGGACAATAATGCCGAAGTAAGCCTGTTTGAGTTGGATAATTTTTTAAGGGATCATGTAAGTGCTTCTTCCCGTCAATCGCAAATTCCAGTAGTACAGGGTGATTTTAGGGCCGTTGTTAGTAATGTAACCGCGCCTTTGCTTACTGCTGCTAAAAAGGAAATAAGTAAAACCTCCTCTGATGAATTTAAAGCTATTGCTTTAAGAGGTGGCGATGGCTCTTTGCTTTCTTTACTGAAGGATTCTGCCTCAAAAAGCCTTTATTTAGCGTATAAAAACAAACTAGCCGCCAACCAATTATTGCAACCAGAAAATAGTTCTGCGTACTACTATTTTCAGCAGCTTAACAAGGATGATGTAAATGAGCTTGTACGAAAAAATATGTGCATCGAGTTGATTGAGGCGTTGCAAAAACCTTTTGACAATCTCTTGGACTATGTGTATGAAGATGCTTATGAAAAGCTGGGGTTTTATGAAAAGATAGAAATTGAAAAACAACTTACTGTAGCTCTTTCACTTTGCGGTCAGAACAGTTCTATTAGCAAAAAGATCAAGTCTAAGCTACTTTTTTTACAGGCTTGTGAATTGTCATCACAAATGGAGAGAGGTGTTGCTAATTACAGAAACAATGAACTGATGGAACAGGGGATAAGCTTATTGTCACAGGCAATAAAAATTGACCCTTTAAGTCCCAACTTGTATATGCGTCTTGGGGATTACTATCTCTATTCCAACCAGCTAAATGAAGCGATAAAGGCATACCGCCAATACCAGCAATTACTACCGAATGATGAACATTCGTACAACAAGTTGGGAATGGCTTATGTGGCAAAGAAAGAATATGATCTGGCTATTGAAGCATTAAGAAAAGCCATTCGTATCAATCCAAACTATTGGCAAGCCACCGAGAACCTGAGGTTGGTGATGGCGACAAAATGA
- a CDS encoding CHAT domain-containing protein, whose amino-acid sequence MKFLITLNVVFLLALIFPSKRTACQELYRIAKDHYYAIESDSTKKDSTLFYAHETRKYAEQFFGQSSIQYLASLNRVATTLFYKFNQYDSAKQVWLNIVAKIQSTPDSNYEIQSDIYWNLYVNSYLEKDKSLDSAFYFANKYLSYQQQVINKPVDLINEIIAVAYNFDINKEDSATALFYSRALELRKEIWGAKNAEITKQLDSLIQTVFSETSYDFRNDLYKVGDTTYTYYQLDSIGRYYSRSDASNEEFQSALSYLIRAKDQAILDYSDSSHEFYKSLRLLASYFNEFPEAKSISIYCLNTILNDLESRGKMKSIDYADALFDLAELKHEQQYEEAIAILEKVLPIYQSLYSQKSEPYINCLTSLSWWYAKSKEDQQREHLAFQSMTRAVELAKSTCGINTISYLEVKKDLGALYKYDGRLDEAEKTLLEVYKTYNEKFHPAPTDEFLEELCVQLHWVYGYKYELSKWLFWLNKCEEIKIAKGDTLSYDYLNILDNIISANQYINNWAQAKKYLDKQEAVLNYLNDTSSVEYAFSLMAKKDYYIHTKEYDKCESLFQKIISIQQERFEKYNDNNSHSGLASAYMDYADFNFLQGNYDKAYELIQPYLTYLRAWNYDSAAGATDAYERLGAYFLYKKQADSAFHYYDLAIQCQKNSFFERSEIYFKAQSNKALAFWHFNQSEKAEELLASACESIKEQMIKGMAGFSEKEKQTYTTTLNEVLNKYHNLHHTIYQAEPVTNKRAYNFILQSKGLLLNTSLFVEKQIKASADKRLQNTYADLKQTKTMLAKVYQLGEAQSDGISLDRLETRAARLEKALSEQSNVLADFQKANQVSFSEVQAGLQPGEAAIEFVSFPYFNGTDFTDSLLYAAYIVKAGLDTPVYVPLNGVAGMNAYVQNQQSKSRGGVVIKSQERKETFKELYQYIWQPLTPFLEGVKKVSLAPDGILNSVAFAALQDTGGQYLVNKYDLKILLSTRDIAQKNKTQQSQAASALLFGGAKYDLKPIPIKDAINGHRSLPDDLNGTQGWNYLPGTLSEAVSVGQILKKQGGKVVTIVGEAASEQQFKTMSVREKPSIIHIATHGFYFPVTTESGVSGLIQKTYSASDNPLLRTGLLFSGANWAWQGKLVKANQEDGILTAYELSNLDLSATKLMVLSACETGVGEIQNGEGVYGLQRAIRQAGVSKMIVSLWPVPDKETAEMMQYFYLELSKEKEIRTAFKKAQMNMLKKYPGEPSLWAGFTLIE is encoded by the coding sequence ATGAAGTTTCTGATTACGTTGAATGTTGTCTTTTTACTTGCTCTGATTTTTCCGAGTAAAAGAACCGCATGCCAGGAACTTTACAGGATAGCAAAGGACCACTATTATGCAATAGAAAGTGACTCCACCAAAAAAGATTCGACGCTATTTTATGCTCATGAAACCAGGAAATATGCAGAGCAATTCTTTGGGCAATCAAGCATACAGTATTTAGCAAGCTTAAACCGGGTAGCTACTACACTGTTCTATAAGTTTAATCAATATGATTCTGCAAAGCAGGTTTGGCTAAATATTGTGGCAAAGATCCAGTCAACACCAGATAGTAATTATGAAATACAATCGGATATTTATTGGAACCTTTATGTAAATTCTTATTTAGAGAAAGACAAAAGTCTGGATAGTGCCTTCTATTTTGCCAATAAGTATTTGTCTTACCAACAACAAGTAATAAATAAGCCGGTAGATCTCATTAATGAAATAATTGCAGTCGCTTATAATTTTGACATTAATAAAGAAGACAGTGCTACTGCACTCTTTTATAGCCGCGCCTTAGAATTGCGAAAGGAAATATGGGGTGCCAAAAATGCGGAGATCACCAAGCAGTTAGATTCATTGATTCAAACTGTCTTTTCTGAAACTTCATATGATTTTAGAAATGATCTGTACAAGGTTGGTGACACTACTTATACTTATTATCAATTGGACTCAATTGGCAGGTATTATAGCAGGTCCGATGCCTCCAATGAGGAATTTCAGTCGGCATTATCTTATTTGATCAGAGCGAAGGATCAAGCCATACTAGATTATTCCGACAGTAGTCATGAATTCTATAAGAGCTTGCGATTATTGGCTAGCTATTTCAATGAGTTTCCGGAAGCAAAATCAATATCCATTTATTGCCTCAATACAATTCTAAATGATTTAGAAAGTAGAGGCAAAATGAAATCTATTGATTATGCAGATGCCTTGTTTGACCTAGCTGAACTCAAACATGAACAACAATATGAAGAAGCCATAGCTATTCTTGAAAAAGTGTTGCCTATTTACCAAAGTCTATATAGCCAAAAAAGCGAGCCCTACATTAACTGTTTAACCAGTTTGTCTTGGTGGTATGCAAAGAGTAAAGAAGATCAGCAGCGGGAACATTTAGCTTTTCAGAGTATGACTCGTGCAGTTGAATTGGCCAAAAGCACATGCGGAATAAATACCATTTCTTATTTAGAGGTAAAAAAGGACTTGGGAGCTTTGTATAAGTATGATGGCAGGTTAGATGAAGCAGAAAAAACGTTGTTAGAAGTATATAAAACCTACAATGAAAAATTTCATCCAGCTCCAACCGATGAATTCTTAGAAGAGCTATGTGTTCAACTACATTGGGTTTATGGGTACAAATATGAACTTTCTAAATGGCTTTTTTGGTTAAATAAATGCGAGGAGATCAAAATAGCAAAAGGTGATACACTGAGCTACGATTATTTGAATATTCTGGACAATATTATATCTGCCAACCAGTATATTAATAACTGGGCCCAGGCTAAAAAGTATTTGGATAAACAAGAAGCAGTACTTAATTATTTGAATGATACTTCGTCTGTAGAGTATGCTTTTTCTCTTATGGCGAAAAAGGATTATTATATACATACAAAGGAATATGACAAATGTGAATCCCTATTTCAAAAAATAATAAGCATACAACAAGAAAGATTTGAAAAATATAATGACAACAATTCACATAGCGGGCTGGCCTCTGCCTACATGGATTATGCAGACTTCAATTTTCTGCAGGGCAATTATGATAAAGCATATGAGCTTATTCAACCTTATTTAACGTATCTAAGAGCATGGAATTATGATTCAGCTGCCGGGGCAACTGACGCCTATGAAAGATTAGGCGCCTATTTTTTGTACAAAAAACAAGCAGATAGTGCCTTTCATTATTATGACCTGGCCATTCAGTGTCAAAAGAATTCTTTTTTTGAACGCTCTGAAATATATTTTAAAGCGCAATCCAATAAAGCCTTAGCCTTTTGGCATTTTAATCAAAGTGAAAAAGCCGAAGAACTTCTAGCCAGTGCTTGCGAGAGTATTAAAGAGCAAATGATTAAAGGAATGGCAGGCTTTAGTGAGAAGGAAAAACAAACCTATACCACTACACTAAACGAGGTTCTCAATAAATATCACAACCTACATCATACGATCTATCAGGCTGAGCCTGTCACTAACAAGCGCGCCTATAATTTTATTTTACAGTCAAAGGGACTGCTTTTGAATACTTCTCTTTTTGTAGAGAAGCAAATTAAAGCCTCCGCTGATAAACGTTTGCAAAACACCTATGCCGACTTAAAGCAAACGAAAACAATGCTTGCGAAGGTGTATCAACTGGGCGAAGCGCAAAGCGATGGTATTTCCCTAGATAGGCTGGAAACAAGAGCAGCGCGCCTTGAAAAGGCCCTTTCTGAACAATCGAATGTATTGGCTGATTTTCAAAAAGCCAACCAGGTTTCTTTTAGCGAGGTGCAGGCTGGTTTACAGCCAGGAGAAGCGGCTATTGAATTTGTCAGCTTTCCCTATTTCAATGGAACAGATTTCACTGATTCCTTGTTGTATGCCGCATATATTGTCAAAGCGGGTTTAGATACCCCAGTATATGTACCGTTAAATGGCGTGGCAGGAATGAATGCTTATGTTCAAAATCAACAATCAAAGAGCAGAGGAGGTGTTGTAATAAAATCGCAGGAACGGAAAGAAACATTTAAAGAACTATACCAATACATCTGGCAACCACTAACTCCGTTTTTGGAAGGTGTTAAAAAAGTTAGCCTGGCGCCTGATGGCATTTTGAATAGTGTTGCTTTTGCTGCCTTACAGGATACTGGTGGACAATATTTGGTAAACAAATATGATCTCAAGATACTGTTAAGTACCAGAGATATAGCACAGAAAAACAAAACCCAACAAAGCCAGGCCGCTAGTGCGTTATTGTTTGGAGGCGCGAAATATGATTTAAAGCCGATACCAATTAAAGATGCCATCAATGGTCACCGGTCATTGCCTGATGATTTAAACGGTACACAGGGTTGGAATTATTTACCTGGCACCTTGTCGGAAGCTGTATCTGTGGGGCAAATTTTAAAGAAACAGGGAGGTAAGGTCGTTACCATAGTAGGAGAAGCTGCTTCTGAGCAACAATTTAAAACAATGAGTGTTCGTGAAAAGCCATCTATCATTCACATTGCAACACACGGTTTCTACTTTCCTGTAACAACGGAGTCTGGCGTAAGCGGTTTGATACAAAAAACATATTCAGCTTCGGATAATCCCTTACTGCGTACAGGCTTATTGTTTTCCGGAGCCAATTGGGCATGGCAGGGCAAGTTGGTTAAGGCCAATCAGGAGGATGGAATATTAACAGCCTACGAGCTTTCCAATCTTGACCTAAGTGCTACAAAGCTGATGGTTCTTTCGGCCTGTGAAACGGGAGTAGGGGAGATACAAAACGGAGAAGGGGTTTATGGGT